The Halomonas sp. 7T genome contains a region encoding:
- the ubiB gene encoding ubiquinone biosynthesis regulatory protein kinase UbiB gives MSLRLFKIVWVVARHRLDTLIPIERLPLWLRTLMWFSPLRLVPVGNRSRGERLRLALEALGPIFIKFGQMLSTRRDLLPEDIADELKRLQDQVPPFPGEKAAARVEKALDMSLTEAFAAFDRAPLASASIAQVHAATLHTGEDVVVKIIRPGIDRIMRQDMALMYHVARLFAKVPEAKRLRPVEVIRDYEATLFDELDLYKEAANTSQLKRNFKDSPLLFVPTIYWPFTRRHVMVQERIRGVPVADLDTLIARGTNLKKLAERGVELFFTQVFRDNFFHADMHPGNIFVNCDNPEDPQYIAIDCGIVGSLTREDQDYLARNLLAFFHQDYYEVAALHIESGWVGENTRANEFAAAIRTVCEPILEKPLKDISFGQVLLGLFQTARRFNMEVQPQLVLLQKTLLNIEGLGRQLYPDLDLWSTAKPYLEQWMKDRAGVSGLWESLKRQAPELSHQLPELPVLAHQALSRMEHEHRQRHQQVSALSNMRSQLTRQGKRQYRLRVGLILVAIALAWQPLSSWAATQEWPVLAAAGLGLLLLLWQ, from the coding sequence ATGAGCCTGCGGCTGTTCAAAATTGTCTGGGTGGTGGCACGCCACCGTCTGGACACCTTGATCCCCATTGAACGACTGCCGCTATGGCTACGCACGCTAATGTGGTTTTCCCCGCTGCGCTTAGTCCCGGTAGGGAATCGCTCCCGAGGCGAGCGATTACGGCTGGCGCTTGAAGCGCTTGGGCCTATTTTTATCAAGTTTGGTCAAATGCTCTCCACACGGCGCGACTTGCTGCCTGAAGACATTGCCGATGAATTGAAGCGTCTGCAAGACCAAGTACCCCCCTTCCCCGGCGAAAAGGCGGCGGCAAGGGTGGAAAAAGCGCTAGACATGTCGCTAACCGAAGCGTTTGCGGCATTTGACAGGGCGCCGCTCGCCTCCGCTTCGATTGCTCAAGTACACGCTGCAACGCTGCATACCGGTGAAGACGTCGTGGTGAAAATCATCCGTCCCGGCATTGATCGAATTATGCGCCAGGATATGGCGCTCATGTATCACGTCGCTAGGCTATTCGCTAAAGTGCCCGAAGCCAAGCGACTGCGCCCGGTGGAAGTCATCCGCGATTATGAAGCCACGCTGTTTGACGAACTCGACCTCTACAAAGAAGCCGCCAACACCTCACAGCTAAAGCGTAATTTTAAAGACTCACCGTTGCTGTTTGTGCCGACCATTTATTGGCCCTTCACTCGTCGGCATGTCATGGTACAAGAACGCATTCGCGGCGTACCGGTCGCTGACCTCGACACCCTGATAGCCCGGGGCACTAACCTGAAAAAACTGGCCGAACGCGGGGTAGAGCTATTTTTCACCCAGGTGTTCCGCGATAATTTTTTCCATGCCGATATGCACCCCGGCAATATTTTTGTTAACTGTGATAACCCTGAGGATCCGCAATATATCGCCATCGATTGCGGTATTGTGGGTAGCTTAACCCGGGAAGACCAAGACTACTTGGCACGCAACCTTCTGGCGTTTTTCCATCAGGATTACTACGAAGTGGCGGCGCTGCACATTGAATCCGGTTGGGTAGGCGAAAATACCCGCGCCAATGAGTTTGCCGCCGCTATTCGTACCGTTTGCGAACCAATTCTAGAGAAGCCGCTAAAAGATATTTCTTTCGGGCAGGTGCTGTTGGGGCTGTTTCAAACCGCACGGCGTTTTAATATGGAAGTGCAACCCCAGCTGGTGCTACTGCAGAAAACATTGCTTAACATCGAGGGCCTAGGCCGCCAGCTCTATCCAGACCTGGATTTATGGAGCACCGCAAAACCCTACCTTGAGCAGTGGATGAAAGACCGAGCCGGGGTAAGCGGCCTTTGGGAGTCCTTAAAGCGCCAAGCGCCTGAACTTTCCCATCAGTTACCGGAGCTTCCGGTATTGGCGCACCAGGCGCTCAGCCGCATGGAGCATGAGCATCGCCAGCGCCACCAACAGGTCAGCGCGCTAAGCAACATGCGCAGCCAGTTAACGCGCCAAGGCAAACGTCAGTACCGGCTACGAGTAGGTTTAATTTTGGTGGCCATAGCGCTGGCATGGCAGCCGCTCAGCAGCTGGGCGGCCACCCAAGAGTGGCCCGTCTTAGCAGCGGCTGGCCTGGGGCTACTGCTACTGTTATGGCAATAA